The Halorientalis sp. IM1011 genome window below encodes:
- a CDS encoding arginase family protein, with the protein MFPGARAHRSDAAYVVVGAPLDASTTFQPGTRFGPRRVRHFAESFDDYDHHTDQRFTDLAVHDHGDIGPTDDTSEYLDFLRGTLEDVRDEGAVPLTIGGEHTVTVAGVRAVDPDVFVCLDAHLDLRESYANNPLSHATVTHHALSVADEAIVLGARTGSEAEWDRAADADVTVVPPAEVSDWEPPAAVRDGETYLSVDIDAADPGFAPGTGTLEPFGLDPTEMHDAVRAVAPHAEGFDVVEVNDRDDGQAATLGAKLVRAFVFAHAAGE; encoded by the coding sequence ATGTTTCCCGGCGCTCGGGCCCACCGGAGCGACGCCGCATACGTCGTCGTCGGCGCGCCGCTGGACGCCTCGACGACGTTCCAGCCCGGCACCCGGTTCGGCCCGCGCCGCGTCCGCCACTTCGCCGAATCCTTCGACGACTACGATCACCACACCGACCAGCGGTTCACGGACCTCGCCGTCCACGACCACGGCGACATCGGTCCGACCGACGACACGAGCGAGTATCTCGACTTCCTCCGCGGAACACTCGAGGACGTGCGCGATGAGGGCGCTGTCCCGCTGACCATCGGCGGGGAACACACCGTCACCGTCGCGGGCGTCCGTGCCGTCGACCCGGACGTCTTCGTCTGTCTCGACGCCCACCTCGATCTGCGCGAGTCCTACGCGAACAACCCGCTGAGTCACGCGACCGTCACCCACCACGCGCTGTCGGTGGCCGACGAGGCGATCGTGCTGGGGGCTCGCACCGGCAGCGAAGCGGAGTGGGACCGCGCCGCTGATGCCGACGTGACCGTCGTTCCGCCCGCCGAGGTCTCCGACTGGGAGCCGCCCGCCGCAGTGCGGGATGGAGAGACCTACCTGAGTGTGGACATCGACGCAGCGGATCCGGGCTTCGCGCCCGGGACCGGGACGCTCGAACCGTTCGGACTCGACCCCACAGAGATGCACGACGCGGTGCGGGCGGTCGCACCCCACGCCGAGGGGTTCGACGTGGTGGAGGTCAACGACCGCGACGACGGGCAGGCGGCGACGCTGGGGGCGAAGTTGGTGCGGGCGTTCGTGTTCGCCCACGCCGCCGGCGAGTGA
- a CDS encoding redox-regulated ATPase YchF, translating into MSYRIGLVGKPSVGKSTFFNAATMNDVPEGAYPFTTIDPSVGEAYVRVECAAPEFGHECTPNHGYCREGTRYVPVKLVDVAGLVPGAHEGRGLGNQFLTDLNEADVLVHVVDFSGETDIEGEPTEDHDPREDIDFLENELDMWYLDVLEKGIERYRSGYHGEDGDIEVELAEQMSAFRTNEDEIKQVILSLDLELDPDAWDEEDREELAREIRKRTKPMVIAANKMDTPAAQDNYEEITTDPDYDHLTVVPVSAHAEKALKTADEGGAVEYRPGAADFELVGDVSDEQAAGLEQIRGFVEEFEGTGVQTALETALFEEFGAKAIFPGDGSPRDNGEFLQDCFVLPERATAEEFAYFLHSDIGDGFLHGIDARSGRQVGADTELDHRDVLEVVTTN; encoded by the coding sequence ATGAGTTATCGGATCGGTCTCGTCGGCAAGCCCTCCGTGGGGAAGTCGACGTTTTTCAACGCGGCGACGATGAACGACGTGCCCGAGGGGGCCTACCCGTTCACGACCATCGACCCGAGCGTGGGGGAGGCCTACGTCCGGGTGGAGTGTGCGGCCCCTGAGTTCGGCCACGAGTGTACGCCCAACCACGGTTACTGCCGGGAAGGGACTCGCTACGTCCCCGTCAAACTGGTCGACGTGGCTGGCCTCGTCCCGGGGGCCCACGAAGGGCGCGGGCTGGGTAACCAGTTCCTCACAGATCTGAACGAGGCGGACGTGCTGGTCCACGTCGTGGACTTCTCGGGCGAGACGGACATCGAGGGCGAACCGACGGAGGATCACGACCCGCGAGAGGACATCGACTTCCTCGAGAACGAACTCGACATGTGGTATCTCGACGTCCTTGAGAAGGGCATCGAGCGCTACCGCTCGGGCTATCACGGCGAGGACGGGGACATCGAGGTCGAACTGGCCGAGCAGATGAGCGCCTTCCGAACGAACGAGGACGAGATCAAGCAGGTGATCCTCTCGCTGGATCTGGAACTCGATCCCGACGCGTGGGACGAGGAAGACAGAGAGGAACTGGCTCGCGAGATCCGCAAGCGGACCAAGCCGATGGTGATCGCGGCGAACAAGATGGACACGCCCGCCGCGCAGGACAACTACGAGGAAATCACGACCGATCCCGACTACGACCACCTGACGGTGGTTCCGGTGTCGGCCCACGCCGAGAAGGCGCTGAAGACCGCCGACGAGGGCGGCGCGGTCGAGTACCGCCCCGGGGCGGCCGACTTCGAGCTCGTCGGCGACGTGAGCGACGAGCAGGCCGCCGGTCTCGAACAGATCCGTGGATTCGTCGAGGAGTTCGAGGGGACCGGCGTCCAGACAGCGCTGGAGACGGCGCTGTTCGAGGAGTTCGGCGCGAAGGCGATCTTCCCGGGCGACGGCAGTCCCCGCGATAACGGCGAGTTCCTGCAGGACTGTTTCGTCCTGCCCGAGCGCGCGACCGCCGAGGAGTTCGCCTACTTCCTCCACTCCGATATCGGCGACGGATTCCTCCACGGGATCGACGCCCGCTCGGGCCGGCAGGTCGGGGCCGACACGGAACTCGATCACCGTGACGTGCTGGAGGTCGTCACGACGAACTAG
- a CDS encoding Nif3-like dinuclear metal center hexameric protein — MDCSDFCARLDEELRTDAYADLDASPNGLQVGSVEGEIDHVAFAVDAAAATAEAAVEAGADMLVTHHGYVFGSVERVTGRFYDRLEPHYEHDLPLYVSHLPLDGHQELGNAAGVADLLDLDEREPFGEMGPEYVGQRGTAVESFTAEELRDLLTAELDHGGQGVQVLDFGPDEIEEIAIVTGSGVDWLDEAVDAGADALVTGEGKQQVYHEAREAGITVVLGGHYGTETVGVRNLAELAESWGLETTFVDHPTGL; from the coding sequence ATGGACTGCAGCGACTTCTGCGCGCGACTGGACGAGGAGTTGCGGACCGACGCGTACGCCGACCTCGACGCCAGCCCCAACGGACTTCAGGTCGGGTCGGTCGAAGGGGAGATCGACCACGTCGCGTTCGCGGTCGACGCCGCGGCGGCGACCGCCGAGGCCGCCGTCGAGGCGGGCGCGGATATGCTCGTGACCCACCACGGCTACGTCTTCGGCAGCGTCGAGCGCGTCACTGGCCGGTTCTACGACAGACTCGAACCACACTACGAACACGACCTGCCGCTGTACGTCTCGCACCTGCCGCTAGACGGCCACCAGGAACTGGGCAACGCCGCCGGGGTGGCCGACCTGCTCGACCTCGACGAGCGGGAACCGTTCGGCGAGATGGGACCGGAGTACGTCGGCCAGCGCGGAACTGCGGTCGAGTCGTTCACCGCCGAGGAACTGCGGGACCTGCTGACCGCGGAACTCGATCACGGCGGGCAGGGCGTGCAGGTGCTCGACTTCGGACCTGACGAGATCGAAGAGATAGCGATCGTCACCGGCAGCGGCGTCGACTGGCTGGACGAGGCCGTCGACGCGGGTGCCGATGCCCTCGTCACGGGCGAAGGCAAACAGCAGGTGTACCACGAGGCTCGTGAGGCCGGGATCACCGTCGTCCTGGGCGGGCACTACGGCACCGAGACCGTCGGGGTCCGGAATCTGGCGGAACTGGCCGAATCGTGGGGCCTCGAGACGACGTTCGTCGATCATCCGACGGGGCTGTGA
- a CDS encoding deoxyhypusine synthase, whose amino-acid sequence MSDDESGDADGAHEQPPREAFHHDPIGHAEARAGMTVGELAEEYGEAGVGAADLHEAVDIYAEMLGDDVTVMMGLAGAMVPSGMRRIVADLIRDGHVDALVTTGANLTHDTIEGIGGKHHHGHVPDEEHEREHDEQLREEGVDRIYNVYLPQEHFALFESHLREEVFPPLAEEGTVGIQRLTEKLGEANAAVNEREGIDEDPGIAAAAYESDVPIYCPAVQDSVLGLQAWMYNQTSDFTLDALSDMDTLTDQAFDADRTGALVVGGGVPKNYVLQTMLVAPEAYDLAVQLTMDPPQTGGLSGATLEEARSWGKLETAARNASVYADATITLPLLVAAARERIAD is encoded by the coding sequence ATGAGCGACGACGAGAGCGGCGACGCCGACGGAGCGCACGAACAGCCACCGCGGGAAGCGTTCCACCACGATCCCATCGGTCACGCCGAGGCGCGGGCGGGGATGACGGTGGGCGAACTGGCCGAGGAGTACGGCGAGGCGGGCGTCGGTGCGGCGGACCTCCACGAGGCCGTCGACATCTACGCCGAGATGCTCGGCGACGACGTGACCGTGATGATGGGGCTTGCGGGCGCGATGGTCCCCAGCGGGATGCGTCGGATCGTCGCGGACCTGATCCGGGACGGCCACGTCGACGCGCTGGTGACCACCGGTGCGAACCTCACCCACGACACCATCGAAGGGATCGGCGGCAAACACCACCACGGCCACGTGCCGGACGAAGAGCACGAGCGCGAACACGACGAGCAACTGCGTGAGGAGGGCGTCGATCGGATCTACAACGTCTATCTCCCACAGGAGCACTTCGCCCTGTTCGAGTCACATCTCCGCGAGGAGGTGTTCCCGCCGCTGGCCGAGGAGGGAACCGTCGGCATCCAGCGACTGACCGAGAAGTTGGGCGAGGCCAACGCCGCGGTCAACGAGCGCGAAGGGATCGACGAGGATCCCGGCATCGCCGCCGCGGCCTACGAGTCCGACGTGCCGATCTACTGTCCGGCGGTACAGGACTCCGTGCTGGGCCTGCAAGCGTGGATGTACAACCAGACCTCCGACTTCACCCTGGACGCGCTGTCGGACATGGACACGCTCACCGACCAGGCCTTCGACGCAGACCGGACGGGCGCACTGGTCGTCGGCGGCGGCGTCCCGAAGAACTACGTCCTCCAGACGATGCTCGTCGCGCCCGAGGCCTACGACCTGGCGGTCCAGTTGACGATGGACCCGCCCCAGACCGGCGGCCTCTCGGGGGCCACCCTGGAGGAGGCCCGGTCGTGGGGGAAACTGGAGACAGCCGCCCGCAACGCCTCCGTCTACGCCGACGCGACGATCACCCTCCCCCTCCTGGTCGCCGCCGCTCGCGAACGGATCGCGGACTGA
- a CDS encoding CDP-glycerol glycerophosphotransferase family protein → MVNVLYTFDRQFMRKTFAAIDTHVPEESAVLPLGAAASDEDPLPDHRPIDSAAALDAAIDEIDPDVIVKNHRFESAVLDDEPTYHERYPVVHLRHGASLGRGETATTTRDLADTLTVALAPGDRWADRYREGFPESVRVATVGIPEADALVDSDPPRKRRVLYAPTNHNYGGGCYLETAEAVLDTFAGSDFALRFRPHPMDRVEEPGRSVTERCRDRIEELPNVTFDDASTPRESLLWADVLLSDCSGVVTEWLHTGRPLIQLTATAADHEIPAVGVQTDDLALSTVERVYEEGYPREVAKRVDETVTDLGIPMDGRAGERAAQEVVACTQ, encoded by the coding sequence ATGGTCAACGTTCTGTACACATTCGACCGGCAGTTCATGCGGAAAACGTTCGCCGCGATCGACACACACGTCCCCGAGGAGTCCGCGGTGTTGCCTCTGGGTGCCGCTGCGAGCGACGAGGACCCACTTCCCGATCACCGACCGATCGACTCGGCGGCCGCCCTCGACGCAGCGATCGACGAGATCGACCCCGACGTGATCGTCAAGAACCACCGCTTCGAGTCGGCCGTCCTCGACGACGAACCGACCTACCACGAGCGGTATCCGGTGGTTCATCTCCGCCACGGGGCGTCACTGGGACGCGGCGAGACAGCCACCACGACCCGGGATCTCGCTGACACGCTGACCGTCGCGCTGGCCCCCGGCGACCGGTGGGCCGACCGGTATCGAGAGGGATTCCCCGAATCGGTCCGAGTCGCGACGGTCGGCATCCCGGAAGCGGACGCCCTCGTCGACAGCGACCCGCCCCGGAAGCGACGGGTGCTGTACGCGCCGACCAACCACAACTACGGCGGCGGCTGTTATCTCGAGACCGCCGAGGCCGTGCTCGACACGTTCGCGGGTTCCGACTTCGCCTTGCGCTTTCGCCCCCACCCGATGGACCGGGTCGAGGAACCGGGCCGCTCGGTGACCGAGCGCTGTCGCGACCGGATCGAGGAGTTGCCGAACGTCACCTTCGACGACGCGTCGACGCCCCGGGAGAGCCTGCTGTGGGCCGACGTGTTGCTCTCGGACTGCTCGGGCGTCGTCACCGAGTGGCTCCACACGGGCCGGCCACTGATCCAGTTGACCGCCACCGCCGCCGACCACGAGATTCCGGCGGTGGGCGTCCAGACCGACGACCTCGCGCTATCGACCGTCGAACGGGTGTACGAGGAGGGATACCCACGGGAGGTCGCAAAGCGGGTCGATGAGACGGTGACGGACCTGGGGATACCGATGGACGGTCGTGCCGGCGAGCGGGCGGCCCAGGAGGTGGTCGCATGCACGCAGTGA
- a CDS encoding translation initiation factor IF-5A has translation MARQQTEVRELDEGSYVMMDDTPCKINSYSTAKPGKHGSAKARVEGEGVFDGKKRSLSQPVDAKIWVPIIERKQGQVVNVESDDVAQVMDLDTYDTITMKVPGDVDLSPDDDIEYLEYEEQRKIVRS, from the coding sequence ATGGCAAGACAGCAGACCGAGGTTCGCGAACTCGACGAGGGGAGTTACGTAATGATGGACGACACGCCCTGCAAGATTAACTCCTACAGCACGGCCAAGCCGGGCAAACACGGGAGCGCGAAGGCCCGCGTCGAGGGTGAAGGAGTCTTCGACGGCAAGAAGCGTAGCCTCTCACAGCCCGTCGACGCGAAGATCTGGGTCCCGATAATCGAGCGCAAGCAGGGTCAGGTCGTCAACGTCGAGAGCGACGACGTGGCGCAGGTCATGGACCTCGACACCTACGACACGATCACGATGAAGGTCCCCGGAGATGTGGATCTCTCGCCCGACGACGACATCGAGTATCTGGAGTACGAAGAACAGCGCAAGATCGTCCGTAGCTAA
- a CDS encoding MaoC/PaaZ C-terminal domain-containing protein produces MPAIAEGEVVTYERTFTESDVREFADLSEDRQPRHLEHDEDGRLMVHGLLTATMPTKIGGDLEVLASHMEFDFRRPVYTGQEVHCRVELTDVAAGEERDEVAADIECTVEGETVLSGAFEGVVLH; encoded by the coding sequence ATGCCAGCCATCGCCGAGGGCGAAGTCGTCACCTACGAGCGCACCTTCACGGAGTCGGACGTTCGCGAGTTCGCCGACCTCTCGGAGGATCGCCAGCCGCGCCACCTCGAACACGACGAGGACGGACGATTGATGGTTCACGGTCTCCTGACCGCGACGATGCCGACGAAGATCGGCGGCGACCTGGAGGTGCTGGCGAGCCACATGGAGTTCGACTTCCGGCGGCCGGTATACACCGGGCAGGAAGTGCACTGCCGGGTCGAACTGACCGACGTGGCGGCGGGTGAAGAGCGCGACGAGGTGGCGGCCGACATCGAGTGTACGGTCGAGGGGGAGACGGTGCTATCCGGTGCGTTCGAGGGCGTCGTGTTGCACTGA
- a CDS encoding CBS domain-containing protein encodes MDDIFVARLMSSGTVTVSPDTLVEEAADILLEKQIGSLVVVDTHNQLKGILTSTDFVRIVAKSQPKANTTVETYMSDQVVTVDAQDSIRDAADKMITFDIQHLPVVDDEEGVIGMLSTTDLTAYLSDVEDPSTA; translated from the coding sequence ATGGACGATATTTTCGTCGCGCGCCTGATGTCGTCGGGTACGGTTACCGTTTCGCCGGACACGCTGGTCGAGGAGGCTGCCGACATCCTGCTGGAAAAGCAGATCGGCTCGCTCGTCGTCGTCGACACTCACAATCAGTTGAAGGGTATTCTCACGAGTACAGACTTCGTCCGCATCGTCGCCAAGAGCCAGCCGAAGGCGAACACGACCGTCGAGACGTACATGAGCGATCAGGTCGTCACCGTCGACGCACAGGACTCCATCCGCGACGCCGCGGACAAGATGATCACGTTCGATATCCAGCACCTCCCCGTCGTCGACGACGAGGAAGGCGTCATCGGAATGCTCTCGACGACGGACCTCACGGCCTACCTCTCGGACGTCGAGGACCCCTCGACCGCGTAG
- a CDS encoding NTP transferase domain-containing protein: MHAVILAAGEGSRMGGATADVPKAFMDLAGRTLYERQREAIDPHTDAVTVVLGHAYENVRDEVGDARTVVLEDWADYENAESLRRGLQRIDDDVLVVNGDVIVTESAVGRLCARNAATDERNVVACLPGRQAEATAIRCDDRDRVTDYGLITGRQHAGVGVLDRSNLRAARDWLAANRREWYPGLYTTVPTQAVTIPPTHHIEINYPRDRIAARSKLPLNPSDELDVGT, encoded by the coding sequence ATGCACGCAGTGATCCTCGCGGCCGGCGAAGGCAGCCGAATGGGCGGCGCGACCGCGGACGTGCCGAAGGCGTTCATGGATCTGGCGGGGCGGACGCTGTACGAGCGCCAGCGGGAGGCCATCGACCCCCACACGGACGCCGTCACGGTCGTGTTAGGCCACGCTTACGAGAACGTTCGCGACGAGGTGGGGGACGCTCGCACGGTCGTGCTGGAGGACTGGGCCGACTACGAGAACGCCGAGTCGCTCCGCCGCGGCCTCCAGCGTATCGACGACGACGTGCTCGTGGTCAACGGCGACGTGATCGTGACCGAGAGCGCCGTCGGTCGCCTGTGTGCGCGCAACGCAGCCACGGACGAACGCAACGTCGTCGCCTGCCTCCCGGGGAGACAGGCCGAAGCGACTGCGATCCGGTGTGACGACCGCGACCGCGTCACGGACTACGGTCTCATTACCGGCCGCCAGCACGCGGGTGTGGGCGTGCTCGACCGGTCGAACCTCCGCGCCGCACGGGACTGGCTCGCCGCCAATCGACGGGAGTGGTACCCCGGACTCTACACCACCGTCCCGACCCAGGCCGTGACCATCCCGCCCACCCACCACATCGAGATCAACTATCCCAGAGACCGGATCGCAGCGCGGAGCAAACTCCCCCTGAACCCGTCCGACGAACTCGACGTCGGAACGTGA